In one window of Halomarina pelagica DNA:
- a CDS encoding type II secretion system F family protein yields the protein MATRNATGVLGRGLYALFSRHADRRRHERDRRRYRGAAIGASFDRYISRVYGLSWAAFLLVATGATALALAVPADLLDGVSAFLQAGLPVLNRVDAPALPREPVAAGAGLALGALCKRTVVWGGGQYLRWVASARRANIERTLPGAVRYLRTLAAGADDHRTMLRKVAEQDAYGETAASARAVLNRAALAGSLDAGLRMVARDTPSRDLLSPFLLKFREHAAQGEDALAGYLRLESRMLSHRQARSRQQATDFLELLAELFIVLLVLPALFVIILTVMAVLAPGLSAPVATPVGTATVRTLVVVGNVVFVLAVGATTAWLIAALRPPDQAPPTYAPAETVRGVLAGARENPSDAVLVCAPLAVAVTAYCLTLGYHPVNAGLFGYVAFGLPVGGVAVRRARLDDAKDREIKDFVHAVAGHVSLGRPFGEAVARVAREVDLGALQSDVDALAFNLSLMTAADGDVRSAALDRFVERVGTPLAAQTMGLVTGALDVGSDAEEVFETLQTEVGRLYHERKALRSSMLVYVAVGWTTALLVVGIVVAVNGYVLDGFAQLSSVSGTAAGVALDPDAVDLERDRFLFYVVTQATMLACGWFAGMASRGRYEALLHSGALVAVTYVVFAGARML from the coding sequence ATGGCCACGCGTAACGCGACCGGCGTGCTCGGACGCGGCCTCTACGCGCTGTTCTCGCGTCACGCCGATCGGCGGCGACACGAACGCGACCGGCGGCGCTACCGCGGGGCGGCGATCGGGGCGAGCTTCGACCGATACATCTCGCGGGTGTACGGCCTCTCCTGGGCGGCGTTCCTCCTCGTCGCGACGGGGGCGACCGCGCTCGCGCTGGCGGTCCCCGCGGACCTCCTCGACGGCGTCTCGGCGTTCCTGCAGGCGGGACTCCCCGTGCTGAACCGCGTCGACGCGCCAGCGCTTCCGCGCGAACCCGTCGCCGCCGGGGCGGGCCTCGCCCTCGGGGCGCTCTGCAAGCGGACGGTGGTCTGGGGCGGCGGACAGTACCTGCGCTGGGTCGCGTCGGCCCGCCGGGCGAACATCGAGCGGACGCTCCCCGGCGCGGTGCGCTACCTGCGGACGCTCGCCGCGGGGGCGGACGACCACCGGACGATGCTCCGCAAGGTGGCCGAACAGGACGCCTACGGCGAGACGGCCGCCTCGGCCCGGGCCGTCCTCAACCGGGCGGCGCTCGCGGGGAGCCTCGACGCCGGCCTCCGGATGGTCGCCAGGGACACCCCCTCGCGGGATCTCCTGTCGCCGTTCCTGCTGAAGTTCCGCGAACACGCCGCCCAGGGCGAGGACGCGCTCGCGGGCTACCTCCGCCTGGAGTCGCGGATGCTCTCGCACCGACAGGCCCGCTCGCGACAGCAGGCGACGGACTTCCTCGAACTGCTCGCGGAGCTGTTCATCGTCCTGCTCGTCCTGCCCGCGCTGTTCGTCATCATCCTCACGGTGATGGCGGTGCTCGCGCCCGGCCTCTCCGCGCCGGTCGCGACCCCGGTCGGGACGGCCACGGTCCGGACGCTCGTCGTCGTCGGGAACGTCGTCTTCGTCCTCGCGGTGGGCGCGACGACGGCGTGGCTGATCGCCGCGCTCCGCCCGCCCGACCAGGCACCGCCGACGTACGCGCCCGCCGAGACGGTTCGGGGCGTCCTCGCCGGCGCGAGAGAGAACCCGTCCGACGCGGTACTCGTCTGCGCTCCGCTCGCGGTCGCCGTGACCGCCTACTGCCTGACGCTCGGCTACCACCCCGTGAACGCGGGGCTGTTCGGCTACGTCGCCTTCGGCCTCCCGGTCGGCGGCGTGGCGGTCCGCCGGGCGCGCCTCGACGACGCCAAGGACCGCGAGATCAAGGACTTCGTCCACGCCGTCGCGGGGCACGTCAGCCTGGGGCGACCGTTCGGCGAGGCCGTTGCCCGCGTCGCCCGCGAGGTGGACCTGGGCGCGTTGCAGTCGGACGTCGACGCGCTCGCGTTTAACCTCTCGCTGATGACCGCCGCGGACGGCGACGTCCGCTCGGCCGCGCTCGATCGATTCGTCGAGCGCGTGGGGACGCCGCTGGCCGCCCAGACCATGGGCCTCGTGACGGGCGCGCTCGACGTGGGGAGCGACGCGGAGGAGGTGTTCGAGACGCTCCAGACAGAGGTCGGGCGGCTCTATCACGAGCGCAAGGCGCTCCGGTCGTCGATGCTCGTCTACGTCGCCGTCGGGTGGACCACCGCCCTGCTCGTCGTGGGCATCGTGGTCGCCGTCAACGGCTACGTCCTCGACGGGTTCGCACAGCTGTCGAGCGTCTCGGGGACGGCCGCGGGCGTCGCGCTCGACCCCGACGCCGTCGACCTCGAACGCGACCGCTTCCTGTTCTACGTCGTCACGCAGGCGACGATGCTCGCCTGCGGCTGGTTCGCCGGGATGGCGAGCCGCGGGCGCTACGAGGCGCTGCTGCACTCGGGCGCGCTCGTCGCGGTCACGTACGTCGTCTTCGCGGGGGCGAGGATGCTATGA